From Hyla sarda isolate aHylSar1 chromosome 5, aHylSar1.hap1, whole genome shotgun sequence, a single genomic window includes:
- the LOC130272793 gene encoding LOW QUALITY PROTEIN: FXYD domain-containing ion transport regulator 3-like (The sequence of the model RefSeq protein was modified relative to this genomic sequence to represent the inferred CDS: deleted 2 bases in 1 codon) — protein sequence MQDVHVAMFFLLTFSSPLLFASPGAPPERDPFTYDYESLKIAGLIVAGVLCAMGIIILISGKCRCKFNQKKEHRSRSQDPALITPGSASHC from the exons ATGCAGGACGTCCACGTTGCGATGTTTTTTCTGCTGACAttt tcctctcctcttctcttcGCCAGCCCGGGGGCCCCACCAGAGAGAGACCCCTTCACGTATGATTACGAGTCTCTGAAGATCGCGGGCCTCATCGTTGCGGGGGTTCTCTGCGCTATGGGGATCATCATATTGATAAGTGGAAAATGTCGCTGTAAATTCAACCAGAAGAAGGAGCACCGCAGCCGCTCCCAGGACCCGGCACTTATCACCCCAGGGAGCGCCAGTCACTGCTGA